The Cyclopterus lumpus isolate fCycLum1 chromosome 12, fCycLum1.pri, whole genome shotgun sequence genome window below encodes:
- the cetn3 gene encoding centrin-3: MSLSFRTELAADKTKRKKRRELTEDQKHEIKEAFELFDTDKDKEIDYHELKVAMRALGFEVKKVDVLKILKDYDREGNGKISFEDFNEVVTDRILDRDPREEVSKAFKLFDDDESGRIGLRNLRRVARELGEDVSDEELRSMIHEFDADGDGEINLEEFHSIMTGDS, from the exons ATGAGTCTGTCTTTCAG GACTGAACTCGCGGCAGACAAAACCAAACgcaagaagaggagagagctcACGGAGGACCAGAAACATGAAATCAAAGAAGCCTTCGAGCTGTTCGACACCGACAAAGATAAAGAAATCGATTACCACGAACTGaag GTGGCGATGCGTGCGCTCGGCTTCGAGGTGAAGAAAGTGGACGTCCTGAAGATCCTTAAAGACTACGACAGAGAGGGAAACGGGAAGATATCGTTTGAGGATTTCAATGAAGTCG TGACCGATCGGATCCTGGACCGGGACCCCAGGGAGGAGGTCTCGAAGGCCTTCAAGCTGTTCGACGACGACGAGTCCGGAAGGATCGGCCTGAGGAACCTGAGGAGAGTCGCTCGAGAGCTCGGGGAGGACGTGAGCGACGAGGAGCTGCGGAGCATGATCCACGAGTTCGATGCCGACGGGGACGGAGAAA TAAACCTGGAGGAGTTCCACTCCATCATGACCGGAGACTCCTGA
- the LOC117740690 gene encoding LOW QUALITY PROTEIN: hyaluronan and proteoglycan link protein 1-like (The sequence of the model RefSeq protein was modified relative to this genomic sequence to represent the inferred CDS: inserted 2 bases in 2 codons; deleted 5 bases in 5 codons) yields the protein MELYQPVEESGGRQCVKVSRVLIRRSNQLQSPHQKIKPAPESSSEDQTSSRVLIRRSNQLQSPHQKIKPAPESSSEDQTSSRVLIRRSNQLQSPHQKINPAPESSSEDQTSSRVLIRRSNQLQSPHQKIKPAPESSSEDQTSSRVLIRRSNQLQSPHQKIKPASESSSEECSASIDSLAAQDLDAQYPDLEHSKTIYVTENGPRLSVAAEPLKVESRRGGNATLPCSIRMDQSLTPXRKMRIKWTKLTADYLKEVDVFVAMDYHKRSYGSFHGRVHLQGSSPMDASLVITEITLEDYGRYKCEVIDGLEDGTVFVSLDLEGVVFPYFPRLGRYXLNFYDAERACRDQDATVASFDQLHEAWRGKLDWCNAGWLSDGSVQYPITTPREPCGGKNTVPGVRNYGLRDKEKKPLRRVLLTSHYKGRFYYLIHPSKLTYDEAVRACQQDGAQIAKVGQMYAAWKLLGYDRCDAGWLADGSVRYPVSRPRRRCSPTEAAVRFSGFPDKKHKLYGAYCFKGHN from the exons ATGGAGCTCTACCAGCCGGTGGAGGAGTCGGGGGGGCGGCAGTGTGTCAAAGT CTCCAGAGTCCTCATCAGAAGATCAAACCAGCTCCAGAGTCCTCATCAGAAGATCAAACCAGCTCCAGAGTCCTCATCAGAAGATCAAACCAGCTCCAGAGTCCTCATCAGAAGATCAAACCAGCTCCAGAGTCCTCATCAGAAGATCAAACCAGCTCCAGAGTCCTCATCAGAAGATCAAACCAGCTCCAGAGTCCTCATCAGAAGATCAAACCAGCTCCAGAGTCCTCATCAGAAGATCAATCCAGCTCCAGAGTCCTCATCAGAAGATCAAACCAGCTCCAGAGTCCTCATCAGAAGATCAAACCAGCTCCAGAGTCCTCATCAGAAGATCAAACCAGCTCCAGAGTCCTCATCAGAAGATCAAACCAGCTCCAGAGTCCTCATCAGAAGATCAAACCAGCTTCAGAGTCCTCATCAGAAGATCAAACCAGCTTCAGAGTCCTCATCAGAAGAGTGTTCAGCCTCGATTGACAG CTTGGCGGCTCAGGATCTAGACGCTCAGTACCCGGACCTGGAGCACTCCAAGACCATCTACGTCAcag AGAACGGGCCTCGGCTCTCCGTGGCGGCGGAACCGTTGAAGGTGGAGTCGAGGCGAGGAGGGAACGCCACGCTGCCGTGCAGCATCCGCATGGACCAATCACTGACTC GCCGGAAGATGAGGATCAAATGGACCAAGCTGACGGCAGACTACCTGAAAGAG GTGGACGTGTTCGTCGCCATGGATTACCACAAACGGAGTTACGGCAGCTTCCACGGACGCGTC CACCTGCAGGGCTCCTCCCCCATGGACGCCTCCCTGGTCATCACGGAGATCACCCTGGAGGATTATGGGAGATATAAGTGTGAAGTCATCGACGGGCTGGAAGACGGAACGGTGTTCGTGTCG CTCGACCTGGAAG GCGTGGTCTTCCCCTACTTCCCCCGCCTCGGCCGCT ACCTCAACTTCTACGACGCCGAGCGGGCGTGCCGAGACCAGGACGCCACCGTGGCCTCCTTCGACCAGCTGCACGAGGCGTGG CGAGGGAAGCTGGACTGGTGCAACGCCGGCTGGCTGAGCGACGGCTCGGTGCAGTACCCCATCACCACCCCCAGGGAACCCTGCGGGGGCAAGAACACGGTT CCGGGGGTCCGAAACTACGGC CTGAGggacaaagagaagaaaccacTACGACGTGTACTGCTCACTTCCCACTACAAAG GGCGGTTCTACTACCTGATCCACCCCTCCAAGCTGACCTATGACGAGGCGGTCAGGGCGTGCCAGCAAGATGGCGCTCAGATCGCCAAAGTCGGCCAGATGTACGCCGCCTGGAAGCTGCTGGGCTACGACCGCTGCGACGCCGGCTGGTTGGCCGACGGCAGCGTCCGTTACCCCGTGTCCCGCCCCCGCCGGCGCTGCAGCCCCACGGAGGCCGCCGTCCGGTTCAGCGGCTTCCCGGACAAGAAGCACAAGCTGTACGGAGCGTACTGCTTCAAGGGCCACAActga